The Candidatus Acetothermia bacterium genome has a segment encoding these proteins:
- a CDS encoding type 1 glutamine amidotransferase, whose translation MPLRGKRVAVLVADLYQELEFWYPYLRLKEEGAKAVAVGPEAVEYKSKLGYPAKAELAASMARAEDFDGVIIPGGYAPDHMRRSKELVEFVRKMAEAGKPVAAICHGGWMLCSARVVKGKKVTSVAAIRDDLANAGATWVDEEVVVDGNLITSRVPSDLPAFMRAILTALAA comes from the coding sequence ATGCCCTTGAGAGGGAAACGGGTGGCGGTGCTCGTGGCCGACCTCTACCAGGAGCTGGAGTTCTGGTACCCCTATCTCCGGCTCAAGGAGGAGGGGGCGAAGGCCGTGGCGGTGGGGCCGGAGGCGGTGGAGTACAAGAGCAAGCTCGGCTATCCGGCCAAGGCGGAGCTGGCCGCCAGCATGGCCCGGGCCGAGGACTTCGACGGGGTGATCATCCCCGGCGGGTACGCCCCGGACCACATGCGGCGGAGCAAAGAACTGGTGGAGTTCGTGAGAAAGATGGCGGAGGCCGGGAAGCCGGTGGCCGCGATCTGCCACGGAGGGTGGATGCTCTGTTCGGCCCGGGTGGTGAAGGGCAAGAAGGTAACGAGCGTCGCCGCGATCCGCGATGACCTCGCGAACGCCGGCGCCACCTGGGTGGACGAGGAGGTGGTGGTGGACGGGAACCTCATCACCTCCCGGGTTCCCAGCGACCTCCCCGCGTTCATGCGCGCCATCCTCACCGCCCTCGCCGCGTAG
- a CDS encoding serine protease, which translates to MIGSPLDDGTPDPFEEPWAEPEAPPRPRRWWVPVLVLVVAGALLVAFVPGLYLQERVGSGTGFVIGEAGYILTAAHVVRGARQVTVEWAGRRYRAAVVATTADHDLAVVAVAGARPMPRAVLGNSDFVHIGDEVTAIGYPEGRAWPTALTTEVLGVGWRAIGPEDAVLTDLLAVRDPFRAGYSGAPLVNASGEVVGVVAGNLSTGGGQEAGFAVSVNLARVWLAGRGISLPPVASSQGVALSPAEVVQAVQRSVVRIEVQVPRG; encoded by the coding sequence GTGATCGGATCTCCGCTGGACGACGGAACACCGGATCCGTTCGAGGAACCGTGGGCTGAACCCGAGGCCCCGCCCCGGCCGCGCCGGTGGTGGGTGCCCGTGTTGGTCCTGGTGGTGGCCGGGGCCCTCCTCGTCGCGTTCGTACCCGGACTTTATCTCCAGGAACGGGTGGGGTCCGGGACCGGGTTCGTGATCGGTGAGGCCGGGTACATCCTCACCGCGGCCCACGTCGTCCGCGGGGCTCGACAGGTGACGGTGGAGTGGGCAGGGCGACGCTATCGGGCCGCCGTGGTGGCCACGACTGCCGATCATGACCTGGCGGTGGTTGCGGTGGCGGGGGCCCGCCCGATGCCGCGGGCAGTGCTGGGCAACTCGGACTTCGTTCACATCGGAGACGAGGTCACCGCCATCGGGTACCCAGAGGGAAGGGCGTGGCCGACGGCCCTCACCACCGAGGTCCTCGGGGTCGGGTGGCGGGCGATCGGCCCCGAGGACGCGGTGCTCACCGATCTCCTCGCCGTGCGCGACCCGTTTCGGGCCGGGTATAGCGGGGCGCCGCTGGTGAACGCGTCCGGGGAGGTGGTGGGTGTCGTGGCCGGAAACCTGTCGACCGGTGGCGGGCAGGAAGCCGGGTTTGCCGTGTCCGTGAACTTGGCCCGGGTATGGCTCGCCGGTCGTGGGATCAGCCTGCCCCCCGTGGCGTCGTCGCAAGGAGTGGCGCTCTCCCCGGCCGAGGTCGTCCAAGCGGTCCAGCGGTCGGTGGTCCGGATCGAGGTCCAGGTTCCCCGGGGGTGA
- a CDS encoding M20/M25/M40 family metallo-hydrolase translates to MIDPIELAQELVRIPSPSGEEGAVAEHLLRVLRTFCEAERGPFGTVVGKLSRGDGPTVMVEGHLDNVPPGDAGAWVHPPFGAEIADGMLYGRGAVDMKGAIAAQVAGAAAAARDLQGTLLLVYVPHEETAEGTVLARVLDGVSRPDLVVLGEPTDLRLGVGHRGRAVLRLEAPGRTAHAAMPELGENAIERMVDALPYALAVPLPEDPVLGRGSATVVAVGTPTCGPLVPDRCWALVDRRIVRGETPDSVLADYEELGVKALVEQGELTAYTGEKLTAQYFFPAWWMDPSHPWVERAWAALSQPPLRVWRFSTDGVESCGRRGIPTVGYGPGDEALAHQPDERIPVADLAKGAEGYRRLLRGLLTPEARPRRCRKIRRGRHRRRK, encoded by the coding sequence ATGATCGATCCTATCGAGCTAGCTCAAGAACTGGTGCGCATTCCCAGCCCCTCCGGAGAAGAGGGGGCGGTGGCGGAGCACCTGCTCCGGGTCCTCCGCACGTTCTGCGAGGCCGAACGGGGTCCGTTCGGCACGGTGGTGGGAAAGCTCTCCCGCGGGGACGGGCCGACGGTGATGGTCGAGGGCCATCTGGACAACGTGCCCCCCGGGGATGCGGGGGCCTGGGTCCATCCCCCGTTTGGAGCGGAGATCGCCGATGGGATGCTATACGGCCGTGGGGCGGTGGACATGAAGGGGGCGATCGCCGCCCAGGTCGCCGGGGCGGCAGCCGCGGCCCGCGACCTGCAGGGGACGCTCCTCCTCGTGTACGTGCCCCACGAGGAGACCGCCGAGGGGACAGTGCTGGCACGGGTGCTGGACGGGGTGAGCCGCCCCGACCTGGTGGTGCTCGGCGAGCCCACGGATTTGCGCCTAGGGGTCGGGCACCGGGGGCGGGCCGTGCTGCGCCTGGAGGCCCCCGGCCGCACCGCCCACGCCGCGATGCCCGAGCTCGGGGAGAACGCGATCGAGCGCATGGTGGACGCCCTGCCCTACGCCCTGGCCGTCCCCTTGCCCGAGGACCCGGTCCTCGGCCGGGGGTCGGCGACGGTGGTCGCCGTGGGCACCCCCACCTGCGGTCCGCTGGTCCCCGACCGGTGCTGGGCCCTTGTCGACCGGCGCATCGTGCGCGGGGAGACCCCGGACTCGGTGCTCGCCGACTACGAGGAGCTGGGGGTGAAGGCCTTGGTGGAGCAGGGGGAGCTCACCGCGTACACCGGGGAGAAGCTCACCGCCCAGTACTTCTTCCCCGCGTGGTGGATGGACCCGAGCCACCCGTGGGTGGAGCGGGCGTGGGCGGCGCTCTCGCAGCCTCCGCTGCGGGTGTGGCGGTTCTCCACGGACGGAGTGGAGTCGTGCGGCCGGCGGGGCATCCCCACCGTGGGCTACGGGCCGGGAGACGAGGCCCTCGCCCACCAGCCGGACGAACGCATCCCCGTGGCCGACCTGGCCAAGGGGGCGGAGGGGTACCGCCGGCTCCTGCGCGGGCTCCTGACCCCAGAAGCCCGACCCAGGCGGTGCCGGAAGATCCGGAGAGGGCGGCACCGACGCCGGAAGTGA
- a CDS encoding TGS domain-containing protein, whose amino-acid sequence MPANLNPEFIAARDRFNRAKTDDERLDALQEMLATIPKHKGTEKMQADIKRRIAKLKEKAEGRRRSGKGGVTYHMDREGAAQVALVGPPNAGKSSLLAALTNATPLITPYPMATFQPLPGMMEFEDIQIQLVDLPPITREYTKGWVYGLIRLADVVALCVDLSSAQWKEEAEEVVARLAEHHIRVTAGASRQVDWRTVERRALAIGLKADLAPARAGELREWAVGRFPAAAASTVTGEGLEDLRRAIFQVAGVVRVYMKKPGQPPDLSKPYTIREGATILDVVDQIHKDFVSRLRYVRLWGSGRFDGQHVPLDHVVQDKDIVEIHLT is encoded by the coding sequence ATGCCGGCCAACCTGAATCCCGAGTTCATCGCCGCCCGGGACCGTTTCAACCGGGCCAAGACGGACGACGAGCGCCTGGACGCGCTCCAGGAGATGTTGGCCACCATCCCCAAACACAAGGGGACAGAGAAGATGCAGGCCGACATCAAGCGCCGCATCGCCAAGCTCAAGGAGAAGGCGGAGGGGCGGCGCCGGTCCGGCAAGGGCGGGGTCACGTACCACATGGACCGGGAGGGCGCGGCCCAGGTGGCCCTGGTGGGGCCGCCCAACGCCGGGAAGTCCTCCCTTCTCGCCGCGCTCACCAACGCCACCCCACTCATCACCCCCTACCCTATGGCCACCTTCCAGCCCCTGCCGGGGATGATGGAGTTCGAGGACATCCAGATCCAGCTCGTGGACCTGCCCCCCATCACCCGGGAGTACACGAAAGGGTGGGTGTATGGGCTCATCCGCCTGGCCGACGTGGTGGCGCTGTGTGTGGACCTGTCTTCCGCGCAGTGGAAAGAGGAGGCGGAGGAGGTCGTTGCGCGCCTCGCGGAGCACCACATCCGCGTCACCGCAGGGGCCAGCCGCCAGGTGGACTGGCGGACGGTGGAGCGCCGGGCGCTGGCGATCGGGCTCAAGGCCGACCTGGCTCCGGCCCGGGCGGGCGAGCTCCGGGAGTGGGCCGTCGGCCGGTTTCCGGCAGCGGCAGCGTCCACCGTGACCGGGGAAGGCCTGGAGGACCTGCGGCGGGCCATCTTCCAGGTGGCGGGGGTGGTGCGGGTGTACATGAAAAAGCCTGGTCAGCCGCCGGACCTGAGCAAGCCGTACACGATCAGGGAGGGGGCGACGATCCTCGACGTGGTAGACCAGATCCACAAGGACTTCGTAAGTCGGCTGCGCTACGTGCGCTTGTGGGGCTCGGGCCGGTTTGATGGCCAACATGTCCCCCTGGACCACGTGGTCCAGGACAAGGACATCGTGGAGATCCATCTGACATGA
- a CDS encoding nitronate monooxygenase: MANRTCAMLGIRYPVFLGGMAHVARAPLVAAVSEAGGLGILASGGLRPEELEREIAEVRRRTNRPFGVNLMLMDPSAPDHAAVAARARVAAVTTGAGNPGKYMDPLKGAGIKVFPVIPAVALAVRMEKLGADGVVAEGMEAGGHIGTVTTMALVPQVVDAVRIPVVAAGGIADGRGMAAALALGAEGVQVGTRFLASEEAPVHPNYKQAVVKAGDRDTIVTGQTLGRPVRCLLNKLTKTLAQYEEEGRSPDEFEALAVGGLRRAVYDGDLDTGSLMAGQIAGLIREVLPVREIMERMVAECRTILGRDLGF; encoded by the coding sequence ATGGCCAACCGAACCTGTGCGATGCTTGGGATCCGGTACCCCGTGTTCCTCGGGGGCATGGCCCACGTGGCCCGCGCCCCGCTCGTGGCTGCGGTGAGCGAGGCCGGCGGCCTGGGGATCCTCGCCAGTGGGGGCCTACGTCCGGAGGAACTGGAGCGGGAGATCGCCGAGGTCCGCCGTCGTACAAACCGGCCGTTCGGGGTGAACCTGATGCTGATGGACCCGAGCGCCCCCGACCACGCCGCGGTCGCGGCCCGGGCGCGGGTGGCGGCGGTGACCACCGGGGCCGGAAACCCCGGGAAGTACATGGATCCCCTCAAGGGGGCGGGGATCAAGGTGTTCCCGGTCATCCCCGCGGTGGCCCTGGCGGTGCGGATGGAGAAGCTGGGCGCGGACGGCGTCGTCGCCGAGGGCATGGAGGCCGGGGGGCACATCGGCACGGTCACCACGATGGCCCTGGTGCCCCAGGTGGTGGACGCGGTGAGGATCCCGGTGGTGGCCGCCGGGGGGATCGCCGACGGCCGGGGGATGGCCGCCGCGTTGGCGTTAGGGGCGGAGGGTGTCCAAGTGGGGACGCGGTTCCTCGCCTCGGAGGAGGCTCCGGTGCACCCCAACTACAAGCAGGCCGTCGTCAAGGCCGGGGACCGGGACACCATCGTCACCGGGCAGACGCTGGGCCGGCCGGTGCGGTGCCTCCTCAACAAGCTCACCAAGACCCTCGCCCAGTACGAGGAGGAGGGGCGGTCCCCGGACGAGTTCGAGGCCCTCGCCGTGGGCGGCCTCAGGCGGGCTGTGTACGACGGGGACCTCGATACGGGGTCCCTCATGGCTGGGCAGATCGCCGGCCTGATCCGCGAGGTCCTCCCGGTGCGGGAGATCATGGAGCGCATGGTCGCCGAGTGCCGGACGATCCTCGGCCGGGACCTGGGGTTTTAG
- a CDS encoding endonuclease MutS2 — MSVVNPRTERDLELAKVLERVAAFASSSLGAEAVRALRPSSERETVAREFALLQEMEKAVRDGFAPGALHDLAPILDEAKDRGSLDPERFLTVAATLAAAADVRQALATSKLPGLAELAERLSDQTGLLAAIWRAIDERGEIRDDATPRLRALSRERRGLVDEITEALRRFLDRNRDLVQEPVVTQRGGRFVIPLKTGARGASVVVHETSASGQTLFAEPGPVVQLNNRLRELDDEIWRERLRILVELTEALLREETHLRRDLAVLARLDSLYARARYVQAVRGAVPTLAEDGRVELVEARHPLLGERAVPVSIAFGGAKRVAVITGPNTGGKTVTLKTIGLLTLMAQSGIPIPASPSTVLTVFPRVRSDIGEEQSIEQNLSTFSSHMKNIVEILGETDERTLVLLDELGAGTDPQEGAALALAILERLLEIGATAAVATHLTPLKHFAISHPGVLSCSMEFDLETLSPTYRVQEGVPGRSCALIIAERLGLPRELVEAARGKLTSGEIQAEEIIEELERERSAARRLRANLELERDVVRKMRQDYERRLLALREKKAEALGQELARLEEEIRSARKELSELIAQARAAESAEERRKILRRVEEVAAGAPPPPPEAHPAPKLAEGATVRVRATGTVGTVLRVDGDRVEVEVKGRRVELPPSSLETAEPLPPPRVAGPVLPSVEQVSLELSVRGLTVAEAEREVTAWLDRLLRAGIHTGRIVHGKGTGALRRALHAYLAHVPYVKRFHLAPPQEGGDGVTIVEL; from the coding sequence GTGAGCGTGGTCAATCCCCGCACGGAACGGGACCTCGAGCTCGCCAAGGTCCTGGAGCGCGTGGCCGCGTTCGCCTCGTCGTCCCTCGGGGCGGAGGCGGTGCGGGCCCTGCGGCCGTCGAGCGAACGGGAGACGGTCGCCCGCGAGTTCGCCCTCCTGCAGGAGATGGAGAAGGCGGTGCGGGATGGATTCGCCCCCGGGGCCCTTCACGACCTCGCCCCGATCCTCGACGAGGCCAAGGACCGCGGGAGCCTGGACCCGGAGCGGTTTCTGACCGTGGCCGCGACCCTCGCCGCGGCGGCCGACGTCCGCCAAGCGCTCGCCACGTCGAAGCTCCCCGGCCTCGCTGAGCTGGCGGAACGGCTCTCGGACCAAACCGGGCTCCTCGCGGCCATCTGGCGGGCGATCGACGAGCGGGGAGAGATCCGGGACGACGCCACCCCGAGGCTCCGGGCCTTGAGCCGTGAGCGGCGGGGGCTGGTGGACGAGATCACCGAGGCCCTGCGCCGCTTCCTCGACCGCAACCGCGACCTGGTCCAAGAGCCGGTGGTGACCCAGCGCGGGGGGCGATTCGTGATCCCCCTCAAGACCGGGGCCCGCGGGGCATCGGTGGTGGTCCACGAGACCTCGGCCAGTGGCCAGACCCTGTTCGCCGAGCCGGGGCCGGTGGTCCAGCTCAACAACCGCCTGCGCGAACTGGACGACGAGATCTGGCGGGAGCGGCTGCGGATCCTGGTCGAGCTCACGGAGGCCCTCCTGCGTGAAGAAACCCACCTCCGCCGGGACCTGGCGGTGCTGGCCCGGCTGGATTCCCTGTATGCCCGGGCCCGCTACGTCCAGGCGGTGCGGGGCGCGGTGCCGACCCTGGCCGAGGACGGGCGGGTGGAGCTGGTGGAGGCGCGGCACCCGCTCCTTGGGGAGCGGGCGGTTCCGGTGTCCATCGCGTTCGGCGGGGCCAAGCGCGTCGCCGTCATTACCGGACCCAACACCGGCGGGAAGACCGTCACGCTGAAGACGATCGGCCTCCTCACCCTGATGGCCCAGAGCGGTATCCCCATCCCCGCCTCGCCGAGCACCGTGCTCACCGTGTTCCCGCGCGTGCGGTCCGACATCGGCGAGGAGCAGTCCATCGAGCAGAACCTGTCCACCTTCTCCTCGCACATGAAGAACATCGTGGAGATCCTCGGCGAGACCGACGAGCGAACCCTGGTGCTCCTGGATGAGCTCGGGGCTGGGACCGACCCTCAGGAGGGGGCGGCGCTCGCTCTCGCGATCCTGGAGAGGCTCCTCGAAATCGGAGCTACCGCCGCGGTGGCGACCCACCTTACCCCCCTGAAGCACTTCGCGATCTCCCACCCCGGGGTGCTGTCGTGTTCGATGGAGTTTGACCTCGAGACCCTATCCCCCACGTACCGGGTGCAGGAGGGGGTGCCCGGGCGGTCGTGCGCCCTGATCATCGCCGAGCGGTTGGGGCTCCCGCGGGAGCTCGTCGAGGCGGCGCGGGGGAAGCTCACGTCCGGGGAGATCCAGGCCGAAGAGATCATCGAGGAGCTGGAGCGCGAGCGGAGCGCGGCCCGCCGGTTGCGGGCCAACCTTGAACTGGAGCGGGACGTCGTCCGCAAGATGCGCCAGGACTACGAGCGGCGGCTCCTGGCGCTCCGGGAAAAGAAGGCCGAGGCCCTGGGGCAGGAACTGGCCCGTCTGGAGGAGGAGATCCGATCTGCCCGCAAGGAGCTCTCCGAGCTCATCGCCCAGGCCCGCGCCGCGGAGTCGGCCGAGGAGCGGCGGAAGATCCTGCGCCGGGTGGAGGAGGTGGCCGCCGGGGCGCCCCCGCCTCCGCCCGAGGCCCATCCGGCCCCGAAGCTCGCGGAAGGGGCGACGGTGCGGGTGCGGGCCACCGGGACGGTGGGCACCGTGCTGCGGGTGGACGGGGACCGGGTGGAGGTGGAGGTGAAGGGCCGGCGGGTGGAGCTCCCCCCGTCGTCGCTGGAGACGGCCGAGCCCCTGCCCCCGCCGCGGGTGGCCGGGCCGGTGCTCCCCTCCGTGGAGCAGGTGAGCCTGGAGCTTTCCGTGCGCGGGCTAACCGTGGCCGAAGCCGAACGCGAGGTCACGGCGTGGCTCGATCGGCTCCTCCGCGCCGGGATCCACACCGGCCGGATCGTGCACGGCAAGGGGACCGGGGCCCTCCGGCGGGCCCTCCACGCCTACCTCGCACACGTGCCCTACGTGAAGCGGTTCCACCTCGCCCCGCCCCAGGAGGGCGGCGACGGGGTGACGATCGTGGAGCTGTGA
- the tsaE gene encoding tRNA (adenosine(37)-N6)-threonylcarbamoyltransferase complex ATPase subunit type 1 TsaE produces MERVVITDGAEETAEVGAGLAGDLRDGDVVALVGELGAGKTTLVKGLARGLFVKEEVLSPSFVLARTYRGRLPLHHLDAYRIARPEELAEVGLTALLPPEEGVTAVEWADRIAALIPAGALWVRLELVGGNRRKIILRR; encoded by the coding sequence ATGGAACGGGTGGTCATCACCGACGGCGCCGAGGAGACGGCCGAAGTCGGGGCGGGGCTCGCCGGCGACCTCCGCGACGGCGACGTGGTGGCCCTGGTGGGGGAGCTCGGGGCGGGGAAGACAACCCTGGTCAAGGGGCTGGCCCGGGGGTTGTTCGTGAAGGAGGAGGTCCTGTCCCCGAGCTTCGTCCTCGCCCGCACGTACCGGGGGCGGCTGCCCCTCCACCACCTCGATGCCTACCGCATCGCCCGTCCCGAGGAGCTCGCCGAGGTCGGGCTGACCGCCCTCCTCCCTCCCGAGGAGGGGGTGACGGCGGTGGAGTGGGCGGACCGTATCGCCGCCCTCATCCCGGCGGGAGCGCTTTGGGTGCGGCTCGAGCTCGTCGGCGGGAACCGCCGCAAGATCATCCTGCGCCGGTAG
- the pheT gene encoding phenylalanine--tRNA ligase subunit beta yields the protein MRASLRWLAEYVELPKIPVEDLAERLTLAGLEVERTETYAAEGVVVGRVAASEPHPKAAGLSVCQVEVGREGYTVVCGAANVEVGGLVPLAVPGARLPGGEVTTATIRGVRSRGMILSRQELGLEAKSGGIWNLPAGLEAGADLAPLLEFPDTVLTLKITSNRPDLLGLYGIAREVSALFRTDLREPDLAFPEEGPEAGALTAVEVESAVDCPRYIARLVLDVRPWASPLPLQARLLKAGMRPLTFVVDVTNYVMLEFGHPLHAFDHGKLAEGRIVVRRARPGERIRTLDGVDRALTTEVLVIADGARPVAVAGVMGGADTEVHDGTRTVLLEAASFSPARVRRGGRALGLRTEASLRFERDLPPETADLASRRCCALFARHAPVRIARGAVDAYLAPGRTPVVALRKARLNAVLGTTVPEAEVASGLARLGLAVEDRGDRWEARVPPFRRDLAREIDLIEEVARLYGYDRIPAVPPVVAPRVGTKEPREGFADRVREVLVALGLTEVYSFGLVPAGEAEVRLRNPMAQGQDGLRASLLPGLLAAVRENLESQAPGVALFEVGRVFAWAGDEVHEDERVGVALAGRPPTPLAGKAEYAPADLKGVLDALLAALRVPEVELAPCADDRLHPARRASVVLAGRTVGWLGELAPELVQDLPGGRRALALELELAPLAAAARAVQYKPVPRSPAARRDLSLLVPRDVPEGEVRAAILGEALVESAFLYDLYQGPGVPAGQISLTYELAFRDPARTLSSEEVDAAVARILGRLAALGARLRT from the coding sequence ATGCGGGCATCCCTGAGGTGGCTCGCGGAGTACGTGGAGCTCCCGAAGATCCCGGTGGAGGACCTTGCCGAGCGGCTGACCCTGGCCGGCCTGGAGGTGGAGCGGACGGAGACGTACGCGGCGGAGGGCGTGGTGGTGGGCCGGGTCGCGGCCAGCGAACCCCACCCCAAGGCGGCGGGCCTCTCGGTGTGCCAGGTGGAGGTGGGCCGGGAGGGGTACACCGTGGTGTGCGGCGCGGCCAACGTCGAGGTGGGGGGGCTGGTCCCCCTGGCCGTGCCCGGGGCCCGTTTGCCCGGCGGGGAGGTGACCACGGCCACCATCCGCGGCGTCCGAAGCCGCGGGATGATCCTATCCCGTCAGGAGCTGGGCCTGGAGGCCAAGTCGGGCGGGATTTGGAACCTGCCCGCGGGGCTCGAGGCCGGGGCAGACCTGGCCCCGCTCCTCGAGTTCCCGGACACCGTGCTCACCCTCAAGATCACGTCCAACCGCCCCGACCTCCTTGGCCTCTATGGAATCGCACGGGAGGTCTCGGCCCTGTTCCGTACCGATCTTCGGGAACCAGACCTCGCCTTCCCCGAAGAAGGGCCCGAGGCCGGCGCGCTCACGGCGGTGGAGGTAGAGTCCGCCGTAGACTGCCCCCGGTACATCGCCCGCCTGGTCCTGGACGTGCGGCCCTGGGCATCGCCGCTGCCGCTTCAGGCGCGGCTCCTCAAGGCCGGGATGCGCCCGCTCACGTTCGTGGTGGACGTCACCAACTACGTGATGCTCGAGTTCGGCCATCCCCTGCACGCGTTCGACCACGGGAAACTCGCGGAGGGGCGGATCGTGGTGCGCCGGGCCCGGCCGGGAGAGCGCATCCGCACCCTGGACGGGGTGGACCGCGCCCTGACCACGGAGGTGCTGGTGATCGCGGACGGAGCGCGTCCGGTGGCGGTAGCCGGGGTGATGGGGGGGGCGGACACCGAGGTCCACGACGGCACGCGCACGGTGCTTTTGGAGGCGGCGAGCTTCTCCCCGGCCCGGGTCCGGCGGGGCGGGCGGGCCCTGGGGCTCCGCACCGAGGCAAGCTTGCGGTTCGAGCGGGACCTGCCCCCGGAGACGGCGGACCTCGCCTCCCGCCGGTGCTGCGCCCTCTTCGCCCGCCACGCCCCGGTGCGCATCGCCCGCGGCGCGGTGGACGCGTACCTCGCCCCCGGGCGAACCCCGGTGGTGGCCCTGCGCAAGGCCCGGCTGAACGCGGTCCTCGGGACCACGGTGCCCGAGGCCGAGGTCGCCTCAGGGCTGGCCCGGCTGGGGCTGGCGGTCGAGGACCGCGGGGACCGATGGGAGGCGCGGGTGCCCCCGTTCCGGCGGGACCTCGCCCGGGAGATCGACCTCATCGAGGAAGTGGCCCGCCTGTACGGCTATGACCGGATCCCGGCCGTCCCGCCCGTGGTGGCGCCCCGGGTGGGGACGAAGGAGCCGCGGGAGGGGTTCGCCGATCGGGTGCGGGAGGTCCTGGTCGCCCTCGGCCTGACCGAGGTCTACTCGTTCGGGCTGGTGCCGGCGGGGGAGGCGGAGGTGCGGCTGCGGAATCCGATGGCCCAAGGCCAGGATGGGCTGCGGGCGAGCCTTCTGCCCGGGCTCTTGGCGGCAGTACGGGAGAACCTGGAGTCGCAGGCCCCTGGGGTGGCCCTGTTCGAGGTGGGCCGGGTGTTCGCGTGGGCAGGGGACGAGGTCCACGAGGACGAACGGGTCGGGGTGGCGTTGGCCGGGCGTCCTCCGACCCCGCTCGCGGGCAAGGCCGAGTACGCCCCGGCCGACCTCAAGGGGGTGTTGGACGCCCTCCTCGCCGCCCTGCGCGTGCCCGAGGTCGAGCTCGCCCCGTGCGCGGACGATCGCCTGCATCCGGCGCGCCGGGCGAGCGTGGTCCTGGCCGGCCGGACGGTGGGCTGGCTGGGGGAACTGGCCCCGGAGCTTGTGCAGGACCTCCCCGGCGGGCGGCGGGCCCTGGCGCTGGAGCTTGAGCTGGCCCCGCTCGCCGCGGCGGCACGGGCAGTCCAGTACAAGCCCGTGCCCCGGTCCCCGGCGGCCAGGCGGGATCTCTCCCTCCTTGTGCCCCGGGACGTGCCGGAGGGGGAGGTCCGCGCGGCGATCCTCGGCGAGGCCCTGGTGGAATCCGCGTTCTTGTACGACCTCTACCAGGGCCCGGGCGTTCCCGCCGGCCAGATCAGCCTGACCTACGAGCTTGCGTTCCGCGATCCGGCGCGGACGCTTTCCTCGGAGGAGGTCGACGCGGCCGTGGCCCGGATCCTCGGCCGGTTGGCTGCGCTGGGCGCGAGGCTCCGCACGTAG